From a region of the Tachypleus tridentatus isolate NWPU-2018 chromosome 1, ASM421037v1, whole genome shotgun sequence genome:
- the LOC143245432 gene encoding uncharacterized protein LOC143245432 codes for MSHFRNSFTLPHPFRKFKLENGKRKGGASSMPSPALPRAEPILYTGVRSGVDYYGLSMLEDFCPSKRHSAFPDFYGGYTNHSPTDSHSDYESAASESVNQSESENTSLAGSTLTSSSSAGTPEASIETSDYAQTSSKYNGESKPMYSSSGLFTDVHCCCKTNCHANAGSTYRLNLQCCHHMEPLWETGVSNTGLRTLKGVNWYDRKLRHRSCPIFQRSQLLEKTS; via the exons ATGTCACACTTTCGGAACAGTTTTACTTTGCCTCATCCATTTAGGAAGTTTAAACTGGAGAATGGCAAAAGAAAAGGAGGCGCTAGTAGTATGCCTAGTCCAGCACTTCCTCGAGCAGAACCTATTTTGTACACAGGAGTTCGATCAGGAGTGGATTATTACGGTCTTAGTATGTTGGAAGATTTCTGTCCATCTAAACGTCACAGTGCCTTTCCCGATTTTTACGGTGGCTACACCAATCATTCTCCAACGGATTCTCACTCGGATTATGAGAGTGCAGCCAGTGAAAGCGTTAACCAGTCAGAAAGTGAGAATACTTCCCTTGCTGGAAGCACATTGACCAGTTCCTCATCAGCTGGGACACCTGAAGCTAGCATCGAAACGTCCGACTATGCCCAAACTAGTAGCAAATACAACGGAGAATCGAAACCAATGTATTCTTCTTCAGGACTTTTCACTGACGTTCATTGTTGCTGTAAAACTAATTGTCATGCTAATGCTGGTTCCACATATCGTTTAAACCTTCAATGTTGCCATCATATGGAACCTTTATGGGAAACTGGAGTCTCAAACACAGGATTACGGACACTTAAGGGAGTGAATTGGTACGACCGAAAATTACGTCATAGGTCATGTCCAATCTTTCAG aGGTCTCAATTGTTGGAGAAGACATCATAG